One genomic region from Leptospira tipperaryensis encodes:
- the zapE gene encoding AFG1/ZapE family ATPase: MILKNYTPIQEGAPNCPQCGGVGFSLTEHVPGTHSGVLSICHCISENCPCQGKPPWRVYDESLGKMVPCVCHNARMELGHLETIFKKSGIPPKYRFRTLDQTDHGPSVGISFTIAHSWANDLVHKWNDPDFKPHGLYLWGGPGTGKTLLACIILNELIFRYKTNCKYAKINRDFLNTLRETYQKDSETHGMEKTIETLFAEVEVLVLDDFGVQKESDWSNSKLYDLIDARYEQEKLTILTSNTSPAEWKDKAEGRIYSRLREMTEEVHLECADYRLKISESGGKL, from the coding sequence ATGATTCTTAAGAATTACACACCCATTCAGGAAGGCGCCCCCAATTGTCCGCAGTGCGGCGGTGTTGGATTCTCCCTTACCGAACATGTTCCGGGGACTCATTCCGGGGTCCTCTCGATCTGTCATTGTATTTCCGAGAATTGTCCCTGCCAAGGTAAACCACCTTGGAGAGTCTACGACGAAAGTCTGGGCAAAATGGTTCCTTGTGTCTGTCACAACGCAAGAATGGAGTTGGGACACTTAGAAACTATATTCAAAAAATCTGGAATTCCTCCCAAGTATCGATTTCGAACTCTAGATCAAACCGATCACGGTCCGAGCGTCGGGATTTCTTTTACGATCGCACATAGCTGGGCGAACGATCTCGTCCATAAATGGAACGATCCGGATTTTAAACCTCACGGATTGTATCTTTGGGGTGGGCCGGGGACTGGGAAGACTCTTTTAGCGTGTATCATCTTAAACGAACTCATTTTCCGATATAAGACAAATTGCAAGTATGCGAAGATCAACCGGGACTTTCTCAATACTCTGAGAGAAACCTATCAAAAAGATTCCGAAACTCACGGGATGGAAAAAACGATCGAAACTCTCTTCGCGGAAGTCGAAGTATTGGTGTTAGACGATTTTGGAGTTCAGAAAGAATCGGATTGGTCCAATTCTAAGTTGTACGATCTCATCGATGCGAGATACGAACAGGAAAAACTCACGATTCTTACCTCGAATACTTCTCCGGCGGAATGGAAGGACAAAGCGGAAGGAAGAATTTATTCCAGACTTCGAGAAATGACCGAAGAGGTGCATTTGGAATGCGCCGATTACCGATTGAAAATTTCGGAATCAGGGGGAAAATTATGA
- a CDS encoding DUF4442 domain-containing protein, with amino-acid sequence MNFWKRLRFYFFNFYPPYFAAGIRYKQISKDFTHFRLSMKLHWWNRNLVGTHFGGSLYSMCDPFYMLILMENLGEDYLVWDKAATIRFISPGLGKVYAEFQISHQEIERIRKEADEKRKLDAFFQTKVYDEKTGKVVAELDKVVYVRRKERIKK; translated from the coding sequence ATGAATTTTTGGAAACGACTTCGATTTTACTTTTTCAATTTTTATCCCCCCTACTTTGCGGCCGGGATCCGTTACAAACAAATCAGCAAGGATTTCACTCACTTTCGTCTTAGCATGAAGCTTCACTGGTGGAACCGAAATTTAGTGGGAACTCATTTCGGCGGTTCTCTTTATTCGATGTGTGATCCTTTTTATATGCTGATCTTGATGGAGAATTTAGGTGAGGATTATCTCGTCTGGGACAAAGCGGCTACGATTCGATTTATCAGCCCCGGCTTAGGAAAGGTCTACGCAGAATTTCAGATTTCTCACCAAGAAATTGAAAGAATTCGAAAAGAAGCCGATGAAAAAAGAAAGTTAGACGCGTTCTTTCAAACAAAAGTTTACGACGAAAAAACGGGAAAGGTCGTCGCTGAATTAGATAAGGTCGTTTATGTGCGGAGAAAGGAAAGAATCAAAAAGTAA
- a CDS encoding TetR/AcrR family transcriptional regulator: MHSAEHWILAGLDLLYQKGEESLTIESLCKKLKLTKGSFYHHFKNREDFSQRMLNYWEKHFTDDIIRKAEAESTPQLRLKVLRSLTLALPKNTERAIRAWAFRNSKVKKIQERVDSKRISFLKNAYWELSKDRKQADQKAKLAYAIFVGVEMILPSLNEKEIKKLYFSF, translated from the coding sequence ATGCATTCGGCGGAACATTGGATATTAGCGGGTTTGGATCTTCTTTATCAGAAAGGAGAAGAGTCTCTTACGATTGAATCTTTATGCAAAAAATTAAAACTTACAAAAGGTTCCTTCTATCATCATTTTAAGAATCGCGAAGACTTTTCGCAAAGGATGTTGAATTACTGGGAGAAACATTTTACGGACGATATTATTCGGAAGGCGGAAGCAGAATCAACTCCACAATTAAGATTAAAAGTTTTAAGGTCTTTAACTTTGGCGTTGCCTAAGAATACGGAGCGAGCGATCCGAGCCTGGGCGTTTCGAAATTCTAAGGTAAAAAAAATTCAGGAACGAGTAGATTCTAAAAGAATTTCTTTTTTGAAAAATGCTTACTGGGAACTTTCAAAGGATCGTAAGCAAGCGGATCAAAAAGCCAAACTTGCCTACGCAATTTTTGTGGGAGTAGAAATGATTCTACCGAGTTTGAACGAAAAAGAAATTAAGAAGCTCTATTTCTCATTTTGA
- a CDS encoding DNA alkylation repair protein, with product MAELLKDLYTKEVLQKIASSFSKEIKSVSEEEWIRRFKQKDWNRLELKQRIRRIAEVVSEELPKPFPKSLKPLLTITDTIETRLSGKEVFLSIFLGDVVEILGIEHPEESMIAFERITKLISCEFSIRPFLIRHPEVVWSRMLEWSFHSDPNVRRLSSEGSRPRLPWGMGIPGLKKDPQRTISILQNLKDDPDEVVRRSVANHLNDISKDHPEIVLEIAESWVGTTKERDALLKHALRGLLKNGNQRALKIFGFGSKVNAKILNLKLHSKKIKIGGELLFGFTALSEEKKKVNLRIEYKIEYAKSSGKTSKKVFQIEERLFGPKESIQYERKQSFKQMTTRVHVPGKHILEIHINGDVKSKIDFQVIS from the coding sequence ATGGCTGAGTTGCTCAAAGATCTTTATACAAAAGAAGTCCTACAAAAAATTGCGTCCTCCTTTTCTAAGGAAATAAAATCGGTTTCGGAAGAAGAATGGATTCGAAGGTTCAAACAAAAAGATTGGAATCGCCTCGAACTCAAACAGAGAATCCGAAGGATCGCTGAAGTTGTTTCCGAAGAACTTCCAAAACCTTTTCCTAAATCACTCAAACCGCTTTTGACGATTACGGACACGATCGAAACTCGTTTATCGGGAAAGGAAGTCTTTCTTTCCATTTTTCTCGGCGACGTAGTCGAGATTCTCGGAATCGAACATCCGGAAGAATCTATGATCGCCTTTGAAAGAATTACAAAACTTATCTCTTGCGAATTCTCCATCCGACCTTTTTTAATCCGTCATCCCGAAGTTGTTTGGTCTCGAATGTTGGAATGGTCTTTTCATTCGGATCCGAACGTGCGAAGATTGTCTTCGGAAGGAAGTCGCCCGAGGCTTCCTTGGGGAATGGGAATTCCCGGTTTAAAAAAAGATCCTCAGAGAACGATTTCCATTCTTCAAAATTTGAAAGACGATCCGGATGAGGTAGTTCGAAGGAGCGTCGCCAATCACCTAAATGATATTTCTAAAGATCATCCGGAAATTGTATTGGAGATCGCGGAGAGTTGGGTCGGAACTACGAAAGAAAGAGATGCACTTTTAAAACACGCACTTCGAGGGCTCTTAAAAAATGGAAATCAAAGGGCGCTAAAGATATTCGGGTTTGGCTCAAAGGTAAATGCAAAGATTCTAAATTTAAAACTGCACTCAAAGAAGATCAAGATCGGTGGAGAACTTTTGTTCGGTTTTACGGCGTTATCGGAAGAGAAAAAAAAGGTAAATCTTAGAATTGAGTATAAGATCGAGTATGCAAAGTCGTCCGGAAAAACTTCGAAGAAGGTTTTTCAAATTGAAGAAAGACTTTTTGGCCCTAAGGAATCCATTCAATACGAAAGGAAACAATCCTTTAAGCAGATGACTACCCGAGTGCATGTTCCAGGGAAACATATTCTTGAAATTCATATCAACGGAGACGTGAAGTCAAAGATCGACTTTCAAGTTATTAGTTGA
- a CDS encoding neutral/alkaline non-lysosomal ceramidase N-terminal domain-containing protein gives MNLPKIREIISILFFFLFFLTFLGCSDSTTYVIKNKKPLLTSNTKGLFAGASKVDITPPPGLPLAGYSMLANTEKGFRTKIYARVIYIRKDQHAPLVLIQTDLLSGSLLLHHRLAERLAEKTDISLGGIVLSGTHTHSAPGNFYENNFYNEFAGNKPGFEKGWYEFLEDRIYNAVLEAYQSAKPAKIATGNSNVWGLTRNRSIEAYAANSNSGIQEIKTEQIYEAINPTMTMIRVDAKDKDGSFKPLAVYSTYSIHGTTVPSWNKAVNADVFAYPERELELKIKEEYRSEWEPLHAVSNATHGDNSPDYREDMQGFIESKRLGLEISKKSYELFQALGKKLNSDVTYSYNSKEVDVYENPKMGEAELCSRPVAGTALTGGAEDGMTPVLFWLPFWGEGWPRYIFTGGCQGHKRTAGSFFQYLVLAKKNFPHRMILQSARIGDTALLAVPFEVTNESGRRFSNAALEAEKQRTSKSRENITQTSVLSCTNGYFGYATTPEEYSKQHYEGGHTIYGPGTQPFLQAHLADLIKQMPVEGGKENFPDSWEFQLDTKHYMPEKKEARGSRDLKEAPRLVLAEENLEKHWIFRYKDVNPSLIQFHQPLISIQYRDAKEEWKNLIQDGKLINDSGTELDVRLQGDSSEGMAIYEVRWFNPEFRSKRKYRFTIAPRGKEKEFYSPEF, from the coding sequence TTGAACCTTCCTAAAATCCGAGAGATCATATCGATTCTCTTTTTCTTTCTATTTTTTCTAACCTTTCTTGGTTGTAGCGACTCTACGACTTATGTGATTAAGAATAAGAAACCTCTTCTGACTTCGAACACAAAGGGACTTTTTGCAGGCGCATCCAAGGTGGATATCACACCTCCGCCCGGGCTTCCGCTCGCAGGATATTCTATGTTAGCGAATACGGAGAAAGGTTTTAGAACTAAAATCTATGCGAGAGTGATCTATATTAGAAAAGATCAACACGCTCCTTTAGTCCTAATTCAAACGGATCTTCTTTCCGGTTCCTTATTGTTACATCATAGGCTTGCGGAAAGACTCGCTGAAAAAACGGATATCAGTTTAGGGGGAATCGTTCTTTCGGGAACTCACACTCATTCCGCGCCCGGAAATTTTTATGAGAATAATTTCTACAATGAGTTTGCAGGAAACAAACCCGGTTTCGAAAAAGGTTGGTATGAATTTTTAGAAGATAGAATCTACAACGCGGTCTTGGAAGCGTATCAATCGGCGAAACCTGCAAAGATTGCAACGGGTAACTCCAATGTTTGGGGACTGACAAGAAACCGGTCGATCGAAGCCTATGCCGCAAATAGTAATTCCGGAATTCAAGAAATCAAAACGGAACAGATTTATGAGGCGATCAATCCGACGATGACTATGATTCGAGTGGATGCGAAAGACAAAGACGGTTCCTTTAAACCTCTCGCAGTTTATTCCACGTATTCGATTCACGGAACAACGGTTCCTTCTTGGAACAAGGCGGTTAACGCGGACGTTTTTGCTTATCCGGAAAGGGAGTTGGAATTAAAGATCAAAGAAGAATATAGATCGGAATGGGAACCTCTGCACGCGGTGTCTAACGCGACTCATGGAGACAATTCTCCGGATTATCGCGAGGATATGCAGGGTTTTATCGAATCAAAAAGACTCGGTCTTGAAATATCAAAAAAATCTTATGAACTCTTTCAGGCATTAGGTAAAAAACTAAACTCTGACGTTACGTATTCTTACAATTCAAAAGAAGTCGATGTGTATGAGAATCCAAAGATGGGAGAAGCCGAACTCTGCAGTCGACCCGTCGCGGGTACGGCTTTGACGGGAGGAGCCGAAGACGGAATGACTCCAGTTTTATTCTGGCTTCCATTTTGGGGAGAAGGTTGGCCCCGTTATATTTTTACCGGAGGTTGTCAAGGGCATAAGAGAACCGCCGGTTCTTTCTTTCAATATCTTGTATTGGCTAAGAAGAATTTCCCTCATAGGATGATTCTTCAATCCGCAAGAATCGGAGATACCGCTTTGCTCGCGGTTCCTTTTGAAGTAACAAACGAGTCAGGAAGAAGATTTTCAAACGCAGCTCTTGAAGCGGAAAAACAAAGAACCTCGAAGAGTAGGGAGAACATTACACAAACTTCGGTCCTATCTTGCACAAACGGTTATTTCGGTTATGCGACCACGCCGGAAGAATATTCGAAACAACACTATGAAGGCGGACATACGATCTATGGACCGGGAACTCAACCCTTTCTCCAAGCTCATCTCGCGGATCTTATAAAACAAATGCCTGTTGAAGGAGGTAAGGAAAACTTTCCGGATTCTTGGGAATTTCAACTCGATACAAAACATTATATGCCCGAAAAAAAAGAGGCTCGTGGAAGTCGGGATTTAAAGGAAGCGCCTCGGTTGGTCCTTGCCGAAGAAAACTTAGAGAAACACTGGATCTTTCGTTATAAAGACGTGAATCCTTCTTTGATACAATTTCATCAGCCATTGATTTCGATTCAATATAGGGATGCAAAGGAAGAATGGAAAAATTTAATCCAAGACGGAAAATTGATAAACGACTCCGGAACCGAGCTGGACGTTCGTCTTCAAGGTGATTCTTCGGAAGGAATGGCGATCTATGAAGTTCGCTGGTTCAACCCGGAGTTTCGTTCGAAGAGAAAGTATCGTTTTACGATTGCGCCCCGAGGAAAAGAAAAGGAATTTTATTCTCCTGAATTTTGA
- a CDS encoding TlyA family RNA methyltransferase codes for MAKEKIRLDSLLLKKGYAETLEKARSLILSGSVLINEQKITKAGLQFSENSEIRILNVIPQYVSRGAYKLLKAFESFSLESYGKVCIDLGASTGGFTEVLLEKGAWKVFACDVGYGQLAERVRNHPSVIVKDRFHLKNLSASEIEWETLKKQVPNPNTILIVMDLSFISLRSVFPVLKRFREEKSIPKIECVTLIKPQFEADQKDLIKGVLRDSKVRWKIVRSICKFLRIEIGASILGLEWSPIEGREGNKEILLHWEL; via the coding sequence TTGGCCAAAGAAAAAATTAGACTCGATTCACTTCTTTTAAAAAAGGGTTATGCGGAAACTTTGGAAAAAGCGAGAAGCCTGATTCTTTCGGGTTCCGTTTTGATAAACGAACAAAAGATTACAAAGGCCGGTCTTCAGTTTTCGGAGAATTCCGAAATTCGAATTTTAAACGTGATTCCACAATATGTAAGCCGGGGTGCTTATAAACTTTTAAAAGCATTTGAAAGTTTTTCCTTAGAATCGTACGGGAAAGTTTGTATTGACCTCGGTGCCTCCACGGGAGGATTTACGGAAGTTCTTCTTGAAAAAGGGGCTTGGAAGGTTTTTGCGTGCGACGTCGGTTACGGGCAGTTAGCCGAAAGAGTAAGAAATCATCCTTCCGTCATTGTAAAGGATCGTTTTCATTTGAAGAATTTATCAGCTTCCGAGATAGAATGGGAAACTTTGAAAAAACAGGTTCCAAACCCGAATACAATTTTAATCGTTATGGATTTGAGTTTTATTTCTCTTCGTTCCGTTTTTCCCGTTCTTAAAAGATTTCGAGAAGAGAAATCGATTCCAAAGATTGAATGTGTAACTTTGATTAAACCTCAGTTCGAGGCCGATCAGAAAGATCTAATCAAAGGAGTTCTTCGTGATTCCAAAGTTCGTTGGAAAATCGTTCGATCGATTTGTAAATTTCTCAGGATAGAAATTGGAGCTTCTATTTTGGGATTAGAATGGTCACCGATCGAAGGAAGAGAAGGGAATAAAGAAATTCTTTTGCATTGGGAATTGTAA
- the fcpA gene encoding flagellar coiling protein FcpA — MKVMKSIFILLAVLGLNLSVLAQQNNQGGNQQANEAVEKIDELLKGELVPEDDDKNLTEEQKRRKKAIQEQEALWKNPDFKGYDKNFQELHQLSKAFANNKFRLALSNYQSGVNTVLKMRESVEQYRKEEAEKKRLDEKWYWQKVDRKAREDRVVSREKLVAKQQALNYFTKAINHLDEIKNPDLRERPEFKRLLSDTYRSWILTEYDLQNLPQCIPILELYIEIDENEKEYPAHKYLASCYAFEENMIKKFGGASEDQMFKYRYKKNVHLLRATELKYGKDSPEYKHIVNLVNKDEVISVRP; from the coding sequence ATGAAGGTGATGAAAAGCATATTCATTCTTCTGGCCGTGCTGGGACTCAACCTGTCTGTTTTAGCTCAGCAAAACAATCAGGGCGGTAATCAGCAAGCCAATGAAGCTGTAGAAAAAATTGACGAGCTGCTAAAAGGCGAGTTGGTTCCCGAAGACGATGACAAGAACCTCACGGAAGAGCAGAAACGTCGTAAAAAAGCAATCCAGGAACAAGAAGCTCTGTGGAAAAACCCTGACTTTAAGGGCTATGATAAAAATTTCCAAGAACTCCACCAGCTCTCCAAGGCATTCGCTAACAACAAATTTAGGCTGGCATTATCCAACTACCAATCGGGAGTAAACACAGTTCTCAAGATGAGAGAGTCTGTGGAACAATACCGCAAAGAAGAAGCTGAAAAAAAGCGTCTCGATGAGAAGTGGTACTGGCAAAAAGTCGACCGCAAAGCAAGAGAAGACCGTGTCGTATCACGTGAGAAACTCGTTGCAAAACAACAAGCTCTGAACTATTTCACTAAGGCGATCAATCACTTAGATGAAATCAAAAACCCAGACTTGAGAGAAAGACCGGAGTTTAAGAGACTTCTTTCCGATACTTACAGATCATGGATTCTCACTGAGTATGATTTACAAAATCTGCCACAGTGTATCCCCATTCTCGAACTCTACATCGAGATCGACGAGAATGAGAAGGAATATCCTGCTCACAAGTATCTGGCAAGTTGCTACGCTTTCGAAGAGAACATGATCAAGAAATTCGGTGGAGCTTCTGAAGACCAGATGTTCAAATACCGTTACAAGAAAAACGTTCACCTCTTAAGAGCAACCGAGCTGAAATACGGAAAAGATTCTCCTGAATACAAACACATCGTAAACCTTGTTAACAAGGACGAAGTGATTTCAGTAAGACCTTAA
- a CDS encoding polyprenyl synthetase family protein codes for MSQSAFSEIFHSYRAAFENFLDSQILSVLSKHSAPELFEAMKYSLVAGGKRLRPVLALAASGGFQVDSKNALFLGSALECIHTYSLIHDDLPSMDNDDFRRGMPTLHKKFSESTAILAGDALNSFAFYLLSFIQVENGDVALYRDILEILHTGSGAPGMVSGQIYDLQMERENATTPFRNGADKIAMVQLTHRLKTGALIKASLLIGNRLRKDWKERENSLSKYGEDLGLLFQITDDILDVEGTQESLGKTPGKDVKSGKITYPVLFGMDRCKEMVQELQKNLISLSTDFILTPEEKIFFQELPIYIGQRKN; via the coding sequence GTGAGTCAATCTGCCTTTTCTGAAATCTTCCATTCTTATCGTGCTGCGTTTGAGAACTTTTTAGATTCTCAAATACTTTCCGTTTTATCCAAACACTCTGCACCGGAACTCTTTGAGGCGATGAAATACAGTCTTGTCGCAGGCGGAAAACGTCTGAGACCGGTTTTGGCACTTGCGGCGTCCGGAGGCTTTCAAGTTGATTCTAAGAACGCCTTGTTTCTCGGATCAGCATTGGAATGTATTCATACTTATTCCTTGATTCACGACGATCTTCCGAGCATGGACAATGATGATTTTAGAAGGGGAATGCCGACTCTTCATAAGAAATTTTCCGAATCCACGGCGATCTTGGCGGGGGACGCACTCAACTCATTTGCTTTTTATCTTCTCTCTTTTATTCAGGTGGAGAATGGGGACGTCGCCCTTTATCGGGACATATTAGAAATTCTGCATACTGGTTCCGGGGCTCCGGGAATGGTCTCCGGACAAATTTATGATTTACAGATGGAAAGAGAGAATGCAACGACCCCGTTTAGAAATGGAGCGGATAAAATCGCTATGGTTCAATTGACTCATCGTTTGAAAACGGGCGCTCTTATCAAAGCTTCTCTTTTGATCGGGAACCGTCTTCGAAAGGATTGGAAAGAAAGGGAGAACTCTCTTTCAAAATACGGAGAGGATCTCGGTTTACTTTTTCAGATTACCGATGATATTCTGGATGTGGAAGGAACACAGGAATCCCTTGGAAAAACACCCGGAAAAGATGTGAAGTCCGGAAAGATCACCTATCCGGTGTTATTTGGAATGGACCGTTGTAAGGAAATGGTTCAAGAACTTCAAAAAAATCTAATTTCTCTTTCTACCGATTTTATTTTAACCCCCGAAGAGAAAATATTTTTTCAGGAACTTCCGATCTACATTGGCCAAAGAAAAAATTAG
- a CDS encoding zinc-binding dehydrogenase, with product MQRTIALVRKKGSLENVELISEVLPEPSENEVQVEIHSIGLNFADLFAIQGLYSATPEGAFIPGLEYSGVVLAVGKKVKNVKKKDKIMGVTRFGGYASHLNIDSRYIFKLPPKWNFDQGAGFLVQGLTAYYALVALGDLQKGQTVLIHSAAGGVGILANRIAKKMGAFTIGTIGTTSKIELLKKEGYDRQIVRSSRFAKDLKDSLSERELDLVLECIGGKIFQESYDIMAPMGRMIVYGVADMMGGGSSVNWPRLAYKYLSRPKLDPMKMVSDNKAVMGFNLIWLYDRVEKLTKNLNGLVKLNLAPPLVGKTFPFEKIQDALKFFQSGTSVGKVVLKVKV from the coding sequence ATGCAAAGAACGATAGCGCTGGTTCGTAAAAAGGGATCTTTAGAAAATGTTGAATTGATAAGCGAAGTTCTTCCGGAGCCTTCTGAAAACGAGGTTCAGGTCGAGATCCATTCAATCGGTTTGAACTTTGCGGATCTCTTTGCAATTCAAGGACTTTATAGTGCGACACCGGAAGGCGCTTTTATACCCGGTCTTGAATATTCTGGGGTCGTTTTAGCGGTAGGAAAGAAAGTTAAGAACGTAAAGAAAAAGGATAAAATTATGGGAGTGACCCGTTTCGGCGGTTATGCTTCTCATTTGAATATCGATTCTCGTTATATATTTAAACTTCCTCCGAAATGGAATTTTGATCAGGGCGCTGGATTTTTAGTTCAAGGATTGACCGCCTACTACGCATTAGTTGCTCTGGGAGATCTCCAAAAAGGTCAGACGGTTTTGATTCATAGTGCGGCGGGCGGAGTTGGAATTCTCGCAAACCGGATCGCAAAAAAAATGGGAGCGTTCACAATCGGAACAATCGGTACGACTTCCAAGATCGAACTTCTTAAAAAAGAAGGTTATGATAGACAAATCGTACGTTCGAGTCGATTTGCAAAGGATCTAAAGGATTCTCTTTCCGAAAGGGAATTGGATTTAGTTTTGGAATGTATCGGTGGGAAAATTTTTCAAGAAAGTTACGATATCATGGCTCCGATGGGAAGAATGATCGTATACGGCGTCGCCGATATGATGGGTGGCGGAAGCTCCGTGAATTGGCCTAGGTTGGCATATAAATATCTTTCTCGTCCGAAGTTGGATCCTATGAAAATGGTTTCGGACAATAAAGCGGTGATGGGTTTTAATTTGATCTGGCTCTATGATCGAGTTGAAAAGCTTACGAAGAATCTCAACGGTTTGGTAAAACTCAATCTTGCACCACCTTTGGTCGGGAAAACATTTCCATTCGAAAAGATTCAGGATGCACTCAAATTCTTTCAATCGGGAACTTCGGTCGGTAAAGTCGTATTAAAAGTAAAGGTTTGA